A window of the Theileria parva strain Muguga chromosome 2, complete sequence, whole genome shotgun sequence genome harbors these coding sequences:
- a CDS encoding putative integral membrane protein encodes MKVIYVLLLLINLLRCSAGPSAAISRRNVTLDLTLSAANSPSKVVPNTPNNEDVPAGFKKFVIFGDTHGHYFNVTDVLYNNVNLRINGADISRNYVYDVFSYWNDDQILAFCFRYDYERSHSKYEYYNVIQGVWKEVKESDFEANSNGKISGAGLKKLLKFTESQNPKITPDGDKKEGQKNKKLLIIIASAVGGIFVLLLLGFLAYYVFKK; translated from the coding sequence atgaaggTTATATATGTTTTGTTATTGTTGATTAACTTGTTGAGGTGTTCAGCCGGGCCTTCTGCGGCAATATCGAGAAGGAACGTGACTTTGGACTTAACTTTAAGCGCTGCAAACTCACCCAGCAAAGTCGTACCGAACACACCTAACAATGAAGATGTTCCAGCTGGTTTTAAGAAGTTTGTTATCTTCGGAGACACTCACGGGCACTACTTTAACGTTACTGATGTGCTCTACAATAACGTCAACTTGAGGATTAACGGCGCCGACATCAGCCGGAACTACGTCTACGACGTGTTTTCCTACTGGAACGATGACCAAATTCTCGCTTTCTGCTTCAGGTACGATTATGAACGTTCTCACTCCAAGTACGAGTACTACAATGTAATTCAAGGCGTGTGGAAGGAAGTGAAAGAGAGCGACTTCGAAGCAAACAGTAACGGCAAAATCAGTGGCGCTGGCCTGaaaaaattacttaaattCACTGAAAGTCAAAATCCCAAAATCACTCCAGACGGAGATAAAAAGGAAGGCcagaaaaataaaaagcTACTCATCATCATCGCCTCCGCAGTTGGAGGTATTTTCGTCCTTTTACTACTCGGCTTCCTCGCGTACTACGTTTTCAAAAAATGA
- the ybaR gene encoding Sulfate transporter family protein — protein sequence MMSSEDKKDQYLETTLGDSGSYVLRNESKDDTFLIKVDESSSSLKRSKTDPDIDCIKVVQYDEDDTEICYKFYGEKDSPNMEYNYHDFSHSTWYDFTKMKTPIPSKIEKHTCDDISICLPIHAGVLYSLKRAVSGITTGWAFLRKSERRLISYYLKEFLNGILCAITMLPEVISFSFIAGIPIHVALHGSWILCLCATIFGGSPGIVTGVSGAFAAVAGTYALDRENTSFTADDHNMSMVRLLVAIMIASILLLIFSFIHLASISQFLSTSVIIGYSNGLALIIAKAQLHGFHDFDTGKYLRGSDLYISILYCVVAFAIAQFIHYIPKIGKYIPSALLAIITVILIHYSIVIHTLPSIRISTVGSVANLSSETSFPSFLFTTHLKYVKELKFDFALVRQSLVFTASIMIEMLIIADIVKTLGAREPNSNQQLFGLGFGNFLSSLMGSMGGSSMVGITIMNLNSGSKWKESSLVTGLFVFIMLAGGYPILNYIPIPALCGIMLSVSCHCFKWFSVPMVIFSALPGRVRSLHPRMKMKISRYDAFIILAVTVLCVVWIVPLAVFFGVVLAAFAYVWESKSKFKVEIYYDKEANIKYYEVEGSIFYASKRMLTRSFTPREDPPTTVIVLLASTSLFDYTAIEALNSLKGLYASYNKSLIIKGLSHGCIKKVAKMNRLCRHMEHDLVGITPPTLPTLYTPFYHHVSLTARTPNSTLQPV from the exons ATGATGAGTAGTGAGGATAAGAAGGATCAGTATTTGGAGACTACTTTGGGTGATTCTGGCAGTTACGTATTAAGGAACGAGTCTAAAGATGACACgtttttaataaaagtCGATGAGAGTAGTTCGTCTTTGAAGCGGTCGAAAACAGACCCTGACATCGACTGCATAAAAGTAGTCCAATACGACGAGGATGACACGGAGATATGCTACAAGTTCTACGGTGAGAAGGACTCACCGAACATGGAGTACAACTACCACGATTTCAGCCACTCCACCTGGTATGATTTCACTAAAATGAAGACTCCAATCCCCtcaaaaattgaaaaacATACCTGCGACGATATTAGCATCTGCCTTCCAATACACGCCGGAGTTCTCTACAGCCTCAAACGAGCCGTCTCAG GGATAACGACTGGTTGGGCGTTTTTGAGAAAATCTGAGCGTCGACTGATATCGTATTATTTGAaggaatttttaaatggCATTTTATGTGCGATAACGATGTTGCCAGAGGTGATTAGTTTCTCATTTATAGCTGGAATTCCAATCCACGTGGCACTTCACGGGAGTTGGATTTTATGTCTGTGTGCCACGATTTTTGGCGGATCGCCGGGTATAGTCACAGGCGTCAGTGGCGCCTTTGCAGCTGTAGCTGGCACCTACGCACTGGATCGTGAAAACACTTCCTTTACCGCAGATGACCATAACATGAGCATGGTCAGGCTACTAGTCGCGATCATGATTGCGAGTATTCTCCTACTCATATTCTCATTCATACACCTGGCAAGCATTAGCCAATTCCTATCCACATCAGTTATCATTGGATATTCCAACGGGCTGGCGTTAATCATTGCCAAGGCGCAGTTGCATGGATTTCATGATTTCGATACGGGGAAATATTTGCGGGGTTCGGATTTGTATATTTCTATTCTCTACTGCGTAGTAGCATTTGCCATAGCGCAGTTTATTCACTACATACCAAAGATCGGGAAATACATCCCATCGGCACTTTTAGCAATTATTACCGTAATCCTGATCCACTACTCCATAGTAATCCACACACTACCCTCGATCAGGATTTCTACGGTGGGAAGTGTGGCTAATTTGAGTTCAGAAACTTCATTCCcctcatttttatttacaacgcatttaaaatatgttaagGAGTTGAAATTCGACTTTGCGCTTGTGAGACAGAGTCTGGTCTTCACAGCCAGTATCATGATTGAGATGCTGATAATCGCAGACATAGTGAAAACCCTGGGCGCCAGAGAGCCAAACTCTAACCAGCAGTTGTTTGGACTTGGGTTTGGCAATTTTCTGAGCTCGCTCATGGGCAGTATGGGCGGCAGTTCAATGGTGGGAATTACCATCATGAACCTCAACAGCGGTTCAAAATGGAAGGAATCCTCACTGGTGACGGGGTTATTTGTGTTTATTATGCTGGCTGGCGGGTATCCGATACTTAATTACATCCCAATCCCAGCGCTGTGTGGGATTATGCTCAGTGTCTCATGTCACTGTTTCAAGTGGTTCAGCGTGCCCATGGTGATTTTTAGCGCTTTACCAGGCCGTGTTCGGAGTCTTCACCCGCGCATGAAGATGAAAATCTCACGCTACGACGCGTTTATCATACTGGCAGTTACGGTGCTGTGCGTGGTCTGGATCGTACCACTGGCTGTGTTCTTCGGCGTGGTTTTGGCGGCATTTGCATATGTCTGGGAAAGTAAATCCAAGTTTAAAGTGGAAATCTACTATGACAAGGAGGCCAATATTAAATACTACGAAGTTGAAGGGAGCATTTTCTACGCCAGTAAGCGGATGCTCACAAGGTCATTTACACCCAGAGAAGACCCACCGACCACCGTTATCGTACTCCTCGCATCTACCAGCCTCTTCGACTACACCGCCATCGAAGCTCTCAACTCCCTCAAAGGACTCTACGCATCCTACAACAAATCCCTCATCATCAAA gGATTGAGTCACGGGTGTATAAAGAAGGTTGCGAAGATGAATAGGTTATGTAGGCATATGGAGCATGACTTGGTGGGAATCACGCCGCCGACGTTACCGACGCTTTACACACCCTTTTACCACCATGTA AGTCTCACCGCCAGGACACCCAATAGCACTTTACAACCCGTGTAA